GGGCGCGTATTTTATCGCAGCCTTCCGACAGGGACTTGTCGTTTCTGAACACGGACGCATGCGCCTGCATGGTGCACTGCAGGCGCTCCCGCAATTGTGCGACCGTATATGTCCCATCAGCGTGGCGCAATTTGTCGAAAGAGGCGATGATTTTTTCGACCTCCGCCTCCGGCGCCGACGACACGGGAAGTTTGGGGTCGATCTGCTCCGCCGCCCGCCGCGCGACCGCACGCCCGAACACGATGAGATCAAGCAGCGAATTTGTCCCGAGCCGGTTCGCACCATGCACGGAGACACATGCCGCTTCACCCGCCGCCATCAGGCCGGGGACAATGTGATCGGGGTCGTCCTCCGTCGGGTTGATAACCTCGCCATGTATCGTGGTCGGCACGCCCCCCATATTGTAATGCACGGTCGGCAGGACGGGTGCAGGCTCCCGCGTGACATCAACGCCAGCAAAAACACGCACCGTCTCCGAGATGCCAGGCAGGCGCTGATGCAAAAGGTCAGCGCCCAGATGCTCAAGATGAAGCATGATATGGTCTTTATTCGGACCGCATCCCCGCCCCTCATTGATTTCAATGGTCATGGCGCGTGAGACGACATCTCGAGATGCGAGATCTTTCGTTGTGGGCGCATAGCGCTCCATGAAGCGCTCACCATCCGCATTGGTCAGATAACCGCCTTCGCCACGGCACCCTTCTGTCAGCAGGCATCCAGCAGGGTAAATCCCTGTCGGGTGGAACTGCACAAATTCCATGTCCTGCGTCGGTAACCTCGCGCGCATCGCCAGGCCGCCACCATCACCGGTGCAGGAATGCGCCGCCGTGCAGCTTAAAAACGCGCGGCCATAACCACCCGTGGCGAGCACAACCATTTTCGCGCTGAAGATGTGGATCGTGCCATCATCCAGGCACCACGCCACAATACCGCGACACTGACCCGCCTCATCCATAATGAGGTCGAGCACGAAGAACTCGACGTAAAATGAGACCTTGTGCTTCAGGCCTTGCTGGTACAGCGTATGCAGAATAGCGTGCCCCGTACGGTCTGCCGCCGCGCAGGCGCGCGGCACGGGGGACTGCCCGAATTCCCGCGTGTGACCGCCAAAAGGGCGCTGATAGATGCGACCATCCTCAGTGCGAGAAAAAGGCACGCCCAGATGTTCCAGCTCCTTAACCGCGCTTTCCGCCTCACGACACATAAATTCGATAGCGTCCTGATCCCCGAGCCAATCTGAGCCCTTAACGGTGTCATACATATGCCACCGCCAATTATCCTCCTCCATATTGCCGAGAGCCGCGCCGATCCCGCCCTGCGCGGCCACCGTGTGGCTACGCGTTGGAAACACTTTGGTGACGCACGCTGTGCGCAGCCCCGCCGCCCCCATACCGAGCGTGGCGCGCAACCCCGCACCACCCGCACCCACCACGACGACATCATATTCGTGACGGATCACGCGATAAGAATCGGAGATCGTCATTTATCCGCCCCCGCCCTGCTTTGGCGTCGCAGCTGCAAAAGGGACAGCACGACGCTCAACACAAACCCCACACAGAAAACGCGGGTCAGCGCCTTAGCCGCTTTTTGTCGCGCACCCCTGAAGTAATCGCCGATAATTACCTCCAGCCCCAATTGCATGTGGCGCGCCGCGAGCCCAACCATAAGCGCCAGGGCAATAATGTGACGCGGCCTGCCAAACCATGCGACGAGGACATCTCGCGATTTTCCGATCGCGTTGAAAGCGAACAGGCTGGTCCAGAGTGTCAGTGGTATCAGCATGACCGCACTCGCACGCTCCTGAAGCCAATGCGGGCGTCCTTTTTTGTGAGGGTGTTCTTCAGCTTGGGTTTTCATCATTCAGAACCTCTGCGACGTCTTGCGCGCATTGTCAGACTTCCGAGGACGATGGTCGTCATCATCATTGTCATCATTAGGGCGCGCGGGCCGTCTTTGTTGATCTGCGTTTTTTCCAGCCGGTGCGCATCATCCCAGATAAGGTGACGTAAACCCGCCACGAGATGATAAATGGAGGCGGCGCACCACCCGGCCAATGTCAGCCGCGCAACCGGGTGACGGAGCAGTGCATTGGATCTTTGGTAAGCAACCCCACCACGTGCGAGGCCACGCAGCCAGTAGGCAAACACTCCTAACCCTGCAGTCGAGGCCACCCCGGCAAGGCGGTTGCCGATCGACATCAACATGGAAAGGCGGAATTTATAAATTGTCAGATGAGGGGATTTCGGCCGCCGTACCCGGTTACCTTCAGAATTGACACCTTCATAAAGGGAGTCGCGGCGATCAGTCACCATCGTTACACTCTCAACCTGCCGTCATGGGATGGCCAACATACATCGGTGACGCCACAGCGTCACCCGTTACACAGCATTTGTGATGCGAAAAACGCTAAAGAATCCCTAATGAATCGCCCCTCACCCTTTACGCTGGCGGGGTGGGTTGATACCGGTCAAAGGGTCAGGCGATAAACGGAACGTCATGAGCATTTCATAATGAAGGATTTAATAATGCATAATGGCGCGACGCCCACGCCCGGCGGACTCAAAGCACTTTATCGCGAGGCGCTGGCTTTCGGTCGATTGGAGCCGGATGCGACCCAGGCCCAATGTGTCGATGCGCTGGACGCATTCGGGCATGAGGCGACGCAGCAGA
This DNA window, taken from Acetobacteraceae bacterium, encodes the following:
- the sdhA gene encoding succinate dehydrogenase flavoprotein subunit, yielding MTISDSYRVIRHEYDVVVVGAGGAGLRATLGMGAAGLRTACVTKVFPTRSHTVAAQGGIGAALGNMEEDNWRWHMYDTVKGSDWLGDQDAIEFMCREAESAVKELEHLGVPFSRTEDGRIYQRPFGGHTREFGQSPVPRACAAADRTGHAILHTLYQQGLKHKVSFYVEFFVLDLIMDEAGQCRGIVAWCLDDGTIHIFSAKMVVLATGGYGRAFLSCTAAHSCTGDGGGLAMRARLPTQDMEFVQFHPTGIYPAGCLLTEGCRGEGGYLTNADGERFMERYAPTTKDLASRDVVSRAMTIEINEGRGCGPNKDHIMLHLEHLGADLLHQRLPGISETVRVFAGVDVTREPAPVLPTVHYNMGGVPTTIHGEVINPTEDDPDHIVPGLMAAGEAACVSVHGANRLGTNSLLDLIVFGRAVARRAAEQIDPKLPVSSAPEAEVEKIIASFDKLRHADGTYTVAQLRERLQCTMQAHASVFRNDKSLSEGCDKIRALWKDSQQVALRDRSLIWNSDLMEALEYQNLLANATVTIESAHARHESRGAHAHDDYPERDDKNWMKHTVSYLDAQGGVRLTYRPVHLKTLTDDVEVFPPKKRVY
- the sdhD gene encoding succinate dehydrogenase, hydrophobic membrane anchor protein: MMKTQAEEHPHKKGRPHWLQERASAVMLIPLTLWTSLFAFNAIGKSRDVLVAWFGRPRHIIALALMVGLAARHMQLGLEVIIGDYFRGARQKAAKALTRVFCVGFVLSVVLSLLQLRRQSRAGADK
- the sdhC gene encoding succinate dehydrogenase, cytochrome b556 subunit; translated protein: MVTDRRDSLYEGVNSEGNRVRRPKSPHLTIYKFRLSMLMSIGNRLAGVASTAGLGVFAYWLRGLARGGVAYQRSNALLRHPVARLTLAGWCAASIYHLVAGLRHLIWDDAHRLEKTQINKDGPRALMMTMMMTTIVLGSLTMRARRRRGSE